The following proteins are encoded in a genomic region of Streptomyces gobiensis:
- a CDS encoding DUF5999 family protein, whose protein sequence is MCQHRTQCPSALAHDREAARVVFSHPEQGWSLLCNGVVIFEDTGELLPDGTVVPPQRPPADRLASASQWEGAPQRTASGARP, encoded by the coding sequence GTGTGCCAGCACCGAACTCAGTGCCCCTCGGCTCTCGCACATGACCGAGAGGCAGCCCGGGTGGTCTTTTCTCACCCGGAGCAAGGCTGGAGCCTGCTCTGCAATGGTGTGGTGATTTTTGAGGACACCGGTGAGCTGCTGCCCGACGGAACCGTCGTCCCGCCGCAGCGGCCGCCGGCCGACCGGCTCGCGTCGGCCTCCCAGTGGGAGGGAGCACCGCAACGCACCGCGTCCGGTGCCCGGCCCTGA
- a CDS encoding PaaX family transcriptional regulator C-terminal domain-containing protein has translation MAEQHAPPVPPKPSPGSLIVTFYGAYGRDLAPDGRVPIAALIRLLAAVGVDAPSVRSAVSRLKRRGLLTAHGSGSKAAGYAPSPGARQLLEDGDRRIYHRPVPDRQWLLAVFSVPESERQRRHILRSRLSRLGFGNAAPGIWIAPSHLEPEARHSLERLGLSSYVDLFRGTHAGFEPTADAVARWWDLSAIAALHRAFLTAHEPVLSSWVRRRKIPPEAAYRDYLLALDSWRRLPYADPGLPPALLPDDWPGERSARVFAELHSRLHAPGARYAAAQLSPD, from the coding sequence GTGGCAGAGCAGCACGCACCTCCCGTGCCCCCCAAGCCCTCCCCCGGGTCTTTGATCGTCACCTTCTACGGTGCGTACGGACGCGACCTGGCCCCGGACGGCCGGGTGCCGATCGCCGCGCTGATCCGGCTGCTGGCCGCGGTCGGCGTGGACGCGCCCTCGGTACGGTCGGCGGTGTCCCGGCTGAAACGGCGCGGCCTGCTGACCGCACACGGGTCCGGCAGCAAGGCGGCCGGGTACGCCCCCTCCCCCGGCGCCCGGCAGCTCCTGGAAGACGGGGACCGGCGTATCTATCACCGCCCGGTACCGGACAGGCAGTGGCTGCTCGCGGTCTTCTCCGTACCCGAGAGTGAACGCCAGCGCCGCCATATCCTGCGCTCCCGGCTGTCCCGGCTCGGCTTCGGTAACGCCGCTCCGGGCATCTGGATCGCGCCATCCCATCTGGAGCCGGAGGCCCGTCACTCACTGGAGCGACTGGGCCTGTCCTCCTATGTCGATCTCTTCCGCGGCACCCACGCCGGTTTTGAGCCCACGGCGGACGCCGTCGCCCGCTGGTGGGATCTGTCGGCGATCGCGGCGCTGCACCGCGCGTTCCTGACGGCGCACGAGCCGGTGCTGAGCTCATGGGTCCGCCGCCGCAAGATCCCGCCGGAGGCGGCGTACCGCGACTATCTCCTCGCCCTGGACTCCTGGCGACGGCTGCCCTACGCCGACCCCGGGCTGCCGCCCGCCCTGCTGCCGGACGACTGGCCCGGCGAGCGCTCGGCCCGGGTCTTCGCGGAGCTGCACAGCAGGCTGCACGCACCCGGCGCGCGGTACGCGGCAGCCCAGCTGAGCCCGGATTAG
- a CDS encoding AMP-binding protein, producing the protein MQLSPSAHVDTFARDHLPPSEQWPQLVFNQSNGPQLRYPERLNCGVELLDRTVERLGAARPAVHTGAGEIWSYGRLQRQVDRIAHVLTEDLGVLPGNRVLLRGPTSPQLAACWLAVTKTGAVAVTVLAGHRRGELRTICEIARVGHALCDVRSLDELTAAGAPGLRVTVFGGDTADDLLWLAKGKPEWYAPVETAADDVALIAFTSGTTGRPKGCMHFHRDVLAVADTFAAHVLRPTPDDVFAGSPPLGFTFGLGGLVIFPLRVGASALLEQWSGPEQMLAAIARHRVSVLFTAPTAYRGMLGRLGGYDISSLRRCVSAGENLPAATWEAWHRETGIRLINGIGATEMLHIFISAADEAIRPGTTGVPVPGFEARVLGPDGTPVPDGQPGLLAVRGPVGCRYLADERQHDYVRDGWNITGDTYVREPDGYFRYVARADDMIISAGYNIAGPEVEEALLRHPDVLEAAVVGRPDEQRGQIVVAHVVLRDGATPGSEMAETLSSFTLSELSSYKRPREIFFAESLPRTPTGKLQRFRLREVDLE; encoded by the coding sequence ATGCAGCTCAGCCCGTCCGCGCACGTTGACACCTTCGCCCGCGACCATCTGCCGCCCTCCGAGCAGTGGCCGCAGCTGGTGTTCAACCAGTCCAACGGGCCGCAACTGCGTTACCCCGAGCGGCTCAACTGTGGTGTGGAACTGCTCGACCGCACGGTGGAGCGGCTGGGTGCCGCACGCCCCGCCGTCCATACCGGTGCCGGCGAGATCTGGTCGTACGGCCGGCTCCAACGGCAGGTCGACCGCATCGCGCATGTCCTCACCGAGGATCTCGGGGTGCTGCCGGGCAACCGGGTGCTGCTGCGCGGGCCCACCTCGCCACAGCTCGCCGCCTGCTGGCTGGCGGTGACGAAGACGGGTGCGGTGGCCGTGACCGTACTGGCCGGGCACCGGCGCGGTGAGCTGCGTACCATCTGCGAGATCGCCCGGGTGGGGCACGCGCTGTGTGACGTACGGTCGCTGGACGAGTTGACCGCGGCAGGGGCCCCGGGCCTGCGGGTGACCGTCTTCGGCGGTGACACGGCCGACGATCTGCTGTGGCTGGCCAAGGGCAAGCCCGAGTGGTACGCCCCGGTCGAGACCGCCGCGGACGATGTCGCGCTGATCGCGTTCACCTCCGGCACCACCGGGCGGCCCAAGGGCTGTATGCACTTCCACCGGGATGTCCTGGCGGTCGCGGACACCTTCGCCGCCCATGTGCTGCGTCCCACCCCGGACGATGTCTTCGCGGGCAGTCCACCGCTCGGCTTCACCTTCGGGCTCGGCGGCCTGGTCATCTTCCCGCTGCGGGTGGGTGCTTCGGCACTGCTGGAGCAGTGGAGCGGCCCGGAGCAGATGCTGGCCGCGATCGCGCGGCACCGGGTCTCGGTACTGTTCACCGCGCCGACCGCCTACCGGGGAATGCTGGGCAGGCTCGGCGGGTACGACATCTCCTCCCTGCGCCGCTGTGTCTCCGCCGGGGAGAATCTGCCCGCCGCCACCTGGGAGGCATGGCACCGGGAGACCGGTATACGGCTGATCAACGGCATCGGCGCCACCGAGATGCTGCATATCTTCATCTCCGCCGCCGATGAGGCCATCCGTCCGGGCACGACCGGGGTGCCGGTGCCCGGCTTCGAGGCGCGGGTGCTCGGACCGGACGGCACGCCGGTGCCGGACGGGCAGCCGGGGCTGCTGGCCGTGCGCGGACCGGTCGGCTGCCGCTACCTCGCGGATGAGCGCCAGCACGACTATGTGCGCGATGGCTGGAACATCACCGGAGATACATATGTCCGGGAGCCGGACGGCTACTTCCGCTATGTCGCCCGCGCGGACGACATGATCATTTCTGCTGGCTACAACATCGCGGGCCCGGAGGTCGAGGAGGCGCTGCTGCGTCACCCCGATGTGCTGGAGGCGGCTGTGGTCGGACGCCCCGACGAGCAGCGAGGCCAGATCGTCGTCGCCCATGTGGTGCTGCGGGATGGTGCGACCCCTGGGAGTGAAATGGCTGAAACCCTTAGCTCATTCACTCTCTCGGAGCTTTCCTCTTATAAACGCCCGCGTGAGATCTTCTTTGCTGAATCGCTTCCGCGCACGCCAACCGGCAAGCTGCAGCGGTTTCGGCTGCGGGAAGTGGATCTAGAGTGA
- a CDS encoding bifunctional salicylyl-CoA 5-hydroxylase/oxidoreductase: MRVAVIGGGPGGLYAAALLKRLDPRRDITVWERNAPQDTFGFGVVLSDETLGGIEHADPAVYAALQEEFVRWDDIDIVHRGRTLTSSGHGFAALSRRRLLAVLHDRCRQLGVELRFRTEAPPAAALADTHDLVIAADGVHSTTREAHRDAFRPHLTTHRCRYIWLAADFAFDAFRFEIAETEHGVLQLHGYPYATDASTVIVETREEVWRAAGLDSCDERESAERCAKLFADALGGRPLRGNNSPWIAFRTVVNERWSHGHTVLLGDAAHTAHFSIGSGTKLAVEDALALAACLQEQPDIRAALTAYEAERRPVVQSTQRAARASLEWFEDLATYTDQPPHQFAFNLLTRSRRVTHDNLRLRDAAFVSAVEREAAVPPGTPPMFTPFRLGGLTLRNRVVVSPMDMYSARDGVPGDFHLVHLGARALGGAGLTMTEMVCVSPQGRITPGCTGLWTDGQEAAWRRITEFVHAQSPTAAIGVQLGHSGRKGSTRLMWEGIDQPLTTGNWPVVAPSPIPYRAGVNQIPHALTARELAVVRAQFAASAHRAARAGFDLLELHCAHGYLLSSFLSPLTNHRTDAYGGDITARLRFPLEVLDAIREIWPDDRALTVRVSATDWAEGGTTPEDALTIAAAFAQHGADAIDVSTGQVTPDERPDYGRSYQTPYADRIRNTLGVPVIAVGAISSWDDVNSLIVAGRADLCALARPHLYDPHWTLHAAADQGYTGPAAPWPRPYQAGSRRPPTGRTDAPKPRLTL, encoded by the coding sequence ATGCGCGTCGCCGTCATCGGCGGCGGCCCCGGCGGGCTCTACGCCGCCGCCCTCCTCAAACGGCTCGACCCCCGCCGCGACATCACCGTCTGGGAACGCAACGCCCCACAGGACACCTTCGGCTTCGGCGTCGTCCTCTCCGATGAGACGCTGGGCGGCATCGAGCACGCCGACCCAGCCGTCTACGCGGCGCTCCAGGAGGAGTTCGTCCGCTGGGACGACATCGACATCGTCCACCGTGGCCGGACGCTGACCTCCAGCGGTCATGGCTTCGCGGCGCTGAGCCGCCGACGCCTCCTCGCCGTACTGCACGACCGCTGCCGACAGCTGGGCGTGGAGCTCCGCTTCCGGACCGAGGCCCCGCCCGCCGCCGCACTCGCCGATACGCACGACCTGGTCATCGCCGCCGACGGCGTGCACAGCACCACCCGGGAGGCGCACCGCGACGCCTTCCGCCCGCACCTCACCACGCACCGCTGCCGCTATATCTGGCTCGCCGCCGACTTCGCCTTCGACGCCTTCCGTTTTGAGATCGCCGAGACCGAGCATGGTGTCCTGCAGCTCCATGGCTACCCCTACGCAACCGACGCCTCCACCGTCATCGTGGAGACGCGCGAGGAGGTGTGGCGAGCGGCGGGCCTGGACAGCTGCGATGAGAGGGAGTCCGCCGAGCGCTGCGCCAAGCTCTTCGCCGACGCACTCGGCGGACGGCCGCTGCGCGGCAACAACTCACCGTGGATCGCCTTCCGTACGGTCGTCAATGAGCGCTGGTCCCATGGCCATACCGTGCTGCTCGGCGACGCCGCACACACCGCACACTTCTCCATCGGCTCCGGCACCAAGCTCGCCGTCGAGGACGCCCTGGCGCTCGCCGCCTGCCTGCAGGAACAGCCCGATATCCGCGCCGCGCTCACCGCGTACGAGGCTGAGCGCCGTCCCGTCGTCCAGTCCACCCAGCGCGCGGCCCGGGCCAGCCTGGAGTGGTTCGAGGACCTGGCCACCTATACCGACCAGCCGCCGCACCAGTTCGCCTTCAACCTCCTCACCCGCAGCCGCCGGGTCACCCATGACAACCTCCGGCTGCGCGATGCCGCGTTTGTCTCCGCCGTGGAGCGCGAGGCGGCGGTGCCGCCCGGCACGCCCCCCATGTTCACGCCTTTCCGGCTCGGCGGCCTGACCTTGCGTAACCGCGTCGTGGTCTCCCCGATGGATATGTACTCCGCCCGGGACGGCGTCCCCGGCGACTTTCACCTTGTCCATCTCGGCGCCCGCGCGCTCGGCGGCGCCGGGCTGACCATGACGGAGATGGTCTGCGTCAGCCCGCAGGGCCGTATCACCCCCGGCTGCACGGGGCTGTGGACGGACGGACAGGAAGCCGCCTGGCGCCGTATCACCGAGTTCGTCCACGCCCAGTCGCCGACCGCCGCCATCGGCGTCCAGCTCGGTCACTCCGGCCGCAAGGGCTCCACCCGGCTGATGTGGGAGGGTATCGATCAGCCGCTCACCACGGGCAACTGGCCCGTGGTGGCCCCTTCCCCCATTCCTTACCGGGCGGGTGTCAACCAGATACCACACGCCCTGACCGCCAGAGAACTCGCCGTGGTACGCGCCCAGTTCGCCGCTTCTGCGCACCGCGCCGCCCGGGCGGGCTTCGATCTGCTCGAACTCCACTGCGCGCACGGCTATCTGCTGTCCAGCTTCCTCTCCCCGCTCACCAACCACCGCACCGACGCCTACGGGGGCGATATCACCGCCCGGCTCCGCTTCCCCCTCGAAGTCCTCGACGCCATCCGTGAAATCTGGCCGGATGACCGCGCCCTCACCGTCCGCGTCTCCGCTACCGACTGGGCCGAAGGCGGCACCACACCCGAGGACGCCCTCACCATCGCCGCCGCCTTCGCCCAGCACGGCGCTGACGCCATCGATGTCTCTACCGGCCAGGTCACTCCCGACGAGCGCCCCGACTACGGCCGCTCCTACCAGACCCCGTATGCCGACCGCATCCGTAACACCCTCGGCGTCCCCGTCATCGCGGTGGGCGCCATCTCCTCCTGGGATGACGTCAACTCCCTGATCGTCGCGGGCCGCGCCGACCTGTGCGCGCTGGCCCGCCCGCACCTCTACGATCCGCACTGGACCCTGCACGCCGCCGCCGACCAGGGCTATACGGGCCCGGCCGCGCCGTGGCCCCGGCCCTACCAGGCGGGCAGCCGCCGACCCCCGACCGGCCGCACGGACGCTCCCAAACCCCGGCTCACCCTGTGA
- the chrA gene encoding chromate efflux transporter, producing the protein MSDTAPRVGLGTIAREWGRIGCVGFGGPPAHISLLRDLCVERRKWIKAGDFEDGIAATNLLPGPASTQLAILTAWRLRGAPGAMVGGVCFILPGLVLILALAALFLAGDPPRWVSGAAAGAGAAVAGVAAQAALRLGPASRRRAEGRAARRRWYVYVAVGALATILTGPWLVLILLAVGFFEVGVRARATAGDEGEGRLGAWPLLAAAPAAMATGGLGALSWVAFKIGALSYGGGFVIIPLMQSDAVNLYGWMTEGQFLNAVALGQITPGPIVQTVAVVGYAAAGLGGGLLAAAVAFGPSFLFVLLGARRFDRLRRHRAAQSFFLGAGPAVVGAIAGSAVPLALALQHAWQFGVLAAAAVWLLAARRGVVPALLGAGAAGVVAALAGLPTS; encoded by the coding sequence GTGAGCGATACCGCACCTCGGGTCGGGCTCGGCACCATCGCCCGGGAGTGGGGAAGGATCGGCTGCGTCGGTTTCGGCGGGCCGCCCGCACATATCTCGCTGCTCCGCGATCTCTGTGTGGAACGCCGGAAGTGGATCAAAGCGGGGGACTTTGAGGACGGTATCGCCGCGACGAACCTCCTCCCGGGACCGGCCTCCACCCAGCTGGCCATCCTCACCGCCTGGCGGCTACGCGGGGCGCCCGGGGCGATGGTCGGTGGGGTCTGCTTCATCCTGCCGGGTCTTGTGCTCATTCTGGCCCTGGCCGCGCTCTTCCTGGCCGGGGATCCGCCCCGGTGGGTCAGCGGCGCGGCGGCGGGCGCGGGCGCGGCGGTCGCCGGGGTCGCGGCGCAGGCCGCACTCAGGCTGGGCCCGGCCAGTCGGCGACGCGCCGAGGGTCGTGCCGCGCGGCGTCGTTGGTATGTGTACGTAGCCGTCGGTGCGTTGGCCACGATTCTGACCGGGCCCTGGCTGGTCCTGATCCTGCTCGCGGTGGGGTTCTTCGAGGTGGGCGTCCGTGCTCGCGCCACGGCGGGGGATGAGGGGGAGGGGCGTCTGGGAGCCTGGCCGCTGCTCGCCGCCGCGCCGGCGGCGATGGCCACCGGCGGGCTGGGCGCGCTCAGCTGGGTGGCCTTCAAGATCGGTGCGCTGTCCTATGGCGGCGGCTTTGTGATCATCCCGCTGATGCAGTCCGACGCCGTGAACCTCTACGGCTGGATGACCGAGGGTCAGTTTCTGAACGCCGTCGCGCTGGGCCAGATCACTCCGGGGCCGATCGTCCAGACCGTCGCCGTTGTGGGCTATGCCGCCGCCGGTCTCGGCGGTGGACTCCTGGCGGCGGCCGTCGCCTTCGGGCCGTCCTTTCTGTTTGTTCTTCTCGGTGCTCGGCGCTTTGACCGGCTGCGCCGGCATCGCGCCGCGCAGTCTTTCTTTCTTGGCGCGGGCCCCGCTGTCGTCGGCGCCATCGCGGGCTCGGCGGTGCCGCTTGCGCTGGCCCTCCAGCACGCATGGCAGTTCGGGGTGCTGGCCGCCGCCGCGGTCTGGCTGCTGGCGGCGCGGCGCGGAGTGGTTCCGGCGCTGCTTGGTGCGGGCGCGGCGGGAGTGGTCGCCGCGCTCGCGGGCCTGCCCACGTCGTAG
- a CDS encoding RidA family protein, which translates to MTLDRVNPAELSPPTGFSHAVTAEGSRLVFLAGQTALNRDGKIIGDDLPAQFAQALTNLRTALHASGGAPEHLARVTVYTTDVAAYRAHTRELGRVWRDHMGRDYPAMALIGVVRLWDETALVELDGMAVLP; encoded by the coding sequence ATGACCCTCGACCGCGTCAACCCCGCCGAGCTCTCCCCACCCACCGGCTTCTCCCACGCGGTCACGGCCGAAGGCTCCCGCCTGGTCTTCCTCGCCGGTCAGACGGCGCTGAACAGGGACGGGAAGATCATCGGCGACGATCTGCCCGCGCAGTTCGCACAGGCCCTCACCAACCTCCGCACCGCCCTCCACGCCAGTGGCGGCGCCCCCGAGCACCTGGCCCGGGTCACCGTCTATACGACCGATGTCGCGGCCTACCGCGCCCACACCCGCGAGCTGGGCCGCGTCTGGCGTGACCACATGGGCCGTGATTACCCGGCCATGGCGCTCATCGGCGTGGTCCGCCTCTGGGACGAGACCGCCCTGGTCGAACTGGACGGGATGGCGGTGCTGCCTTAG
- a CDS encoding enoyl-CoA hydratase family protein produces MSPFTGSARRTEEWQHLKVGRDDGVVTVTLDRPDKLNALTFQAYADLRDLLAELSRERSARALVLGGEGRGFCSGGDVDEIIGATLEMDTGQLLDFNRMTGQVVRAIREAPFPVVAAVHGAAAGAGAVLALAADFRVADPTARFSFLFTRVGLSGGDMGAAYLLPRVVGLGHATRILMLGEPVRAVEAERIGLISQLADEGQAHRSAEALARRLAEGPALAHAQTKALLTAELDLPLSAAVELDAATQALLMNSADYAEFHAAFTEKRPPKWQGR; encoded by the coding sequence ATGAGCCCGTTCACCGGTTCCGCTCGCCGTACCGAAGAATGGCAACACCTCAAGGTCGGCCGTGACGATGGCGTCGTCACCGTCACCCTTGACCGGCCCGACAAGCTCAACGCCCTGACCTTCCAGGCCTACGCGGACCTTCGCGACCTGCTCGCCGAGCTGTCCCGGGAGAGATCCGCCCGCGCCCTGGTACTCGGCGGCGAGGGCCGGGGCTTCTGCTCAGGCGGCGATGTCGACGAGATCATCGGCGCCACGCTGGAGATGGACACCGGCCAGCTTCTCGACTTCAACCGGATGACCGGACAGGTCGTTCGCGCGATCCGGGAGGCGCCCTTCCCCGTGGTCGCCGCCGTCCATGGCGCCGCCGCGGGCGCGGGCGCCGTGCTCGCCCTCGCCGCTGACTTCCGGGTCGCCGACCCCACCGCCCGCTTCTCCTTCCTGTTCACCAGGGTCGGACTGTCCGGCGGCGATATGGGAGCCGCGTATCTGTTGCCCCGGGTGGTGGGGCTGGGCCATGCCACCCGGATCCTGATGCTCGGCGAACCCGTCCGTGCCGTCGAGGCGGAACGTATCGGCCTGATCAGTCAGTTGGCCGACGAGGGCCAGGCCCACCGGTCGGCGGAGGCCCTCGCCCGCCGTCTCGCGGAGGGGCCCGCGCTCGCCCATGCCCAGACCAAGGCGCTGCTCACCGCCGAGCTCGACCTCCCGCTCTCCGCCGCCGTCGAACTGGACGCCGCGACCCAGGCGCTCCTGATGAACAGCGCCGACTACGCAGAATTCCACGCCGCCTTCACCGAGAAGAGGCCGCCCAAGTGGCAGGGCAGATAG
- a CDS encoding YchJ family protein encodes MSSSSSRPRRRTADASPCPCGSSSSYGACCGPLHSGQSAAADAKTLMRSRFSAFAVQDEAYLLRTWHPGTRPARIDFDRGTRWTGLDILDTDAGSPFHPTGTVTFRAHYTHRGRAGTLRERSRFVRYEGAWVYMDGEISAE; translated from the coding sequence ATGTCCTCGAGCAGCTCGCGCCCGCGTCGGCGCACGGCCGACGCCTCACCGTGCCCCTGCGGGTCATCCTCGTCGTACGGGGCGTGCTGCGGGCCGCTGCACTCCGGGCAGAGCGCGGCCGCCGACGCGAAGACGCTGATGCGCTCACGGTTCAGTGCCTTCGCCGTCCAGGACGAGGCCTATCTGCTGCGGACCTGGCATCCCGGCACCCGCCCGGCACGTATCGACTTCGACCGCGGGACGCGCTGGACGGGCCTGGACATCCTGGACACCGATGCCGGGAGCCCGTTCCACCCGACGGGGACGGTCACCTTCCGCGCCCACTACACCCACCGCGGCCGTGCGGGCACCCTGCGAGAACGCAGCCGGTTCGTCCGGTACGAGGGTGCCTGGGTCTATATGGACGGTGAGATCTCCGCGGAGTAG
- a CDS encoding acyl-CoA dehydrogenase family protein yields MPAFALAPEERKWCTELRTLAAERLRPLAENGTPGAVNRPLIAALGELGLLARMFTGRALELCLLRESLAYGCTEAETALALQGLGTYPIVQSGTAEQRSRWLPAVTAGRAVAAFALSEPGAGSDAAALALEARPAGDGWRLTGTKTWISNAPEADFACVFARTTQGAGARGITAFLVPADRPGLTGTGLEMLSPHPIGTLTFDSVPVTEADLLGEADRGFAVAMRTLNLFRPSVGAFAVGMAQAALDAALAHAARRPAFGGTLRDLQSVSHQLAEMATRIESARLLVYAAAAGYDRDDPDIAMRSAMAKLLATETAQYAVDTAVQIHGAAALQRGHLLEHLYREVRAPRIYEGATEVQRTIIAKELFR; encoded by the coding sequence ATGCCCGCGTTCGCCCTGGCGCCGGAGGAGCGTAAGTGGTGCACGGAGCTGCGCACACTGGCCGCCGAGCGGCTGCGCCCCCTGGCGGAGAACGGCACTCCTGGTGCCGTCAACCGTCCCCTGATCGCCGCACTTGGCGAACTCGGCTTGCTGGCACGGATGTTCACGGGCCGCGCCCTGGAACTGTGCCTGCTGCGTGAATCCCTCGCCTATGGCTGCACCGAGGCGGAGACCGCCCTCGCCCTCCAGGGGCTGGGCACGTATCCCATCGTCCAGTCCGGCACCGCGGAGCAGCGGTCGCGCTGGCTCCCAGCGGTGACAGCGGGCCGCGCCGTGGCCGCCTTCGCGCTGAGCGAGCCCGGCGCGGGCTCCGACGCGGCGGCCCTGGCCCTGGAGGCGCGGCCCGCCGGGGACGGCTGGCGCCTGACCGGTACCAAGACCTGGATCTCCAACGCCCCGGAGGCCGACTTCGCCTGTGTCTTCGCCCGTACGACCCAGGGCGCGGGGGCCCGTGGCATCACCGCCTTCCTCGTGCCCGCCGACCGGCCGGGGCTGACCGGCACTGGGCTGGAGATGCTTTCCCCGCACCCCATCGGCACCCTCACCTTTGACTCCGTACCGGTCACCGAGGCCGATCTGCTGGGCGAGGCCGACCGAGGTTTCGCGGTCGCCATGCGCACGCTGAACCTCTTCCGGCCCAGCGTCGGAGCCTTCGCGGTCGGGATGGCCCAGGCAGCCCTGGACGCCGCTCTCGCCCACGCCGCGCGGCGCCCCGCCTTCGGCGGCACCCTGCGCGACCTTCAGTCGGTCTCTCACCAGCTGGCCGAGATGGCCACCCGTATCGAGTCCGCCCGGCTGCTGGTCTACGCCGCCGCAGCGGGCTACGACCGGGATGACCCGGATATCGCCATGCGCTCCGCGATGGCCAAGCTGCTGGCCACCGAGACCGCCCAGTACGCCGTCGACACCGCCGTCCAGATCCATGGCGCCGCCGCCCTGCAGCGCGGCCATCTCCTCGAACACCTCTACCGCGAGGTCCGTGCTCCCCGTATCTACGAAGGGGCGACCGAGGTCCAGCGCACGATCATCGCCAAGGAGCTCTTCAGATGA
- a CDS encoding DUF3099 domain-containing protein — MYTRRRRRYFALMTVCLTLFISAWAFVRLFSVPLAVAMCVIAAAIPPIAVIVANKREADDRWWDEEAAKPVEIDEFDELLWEEELRNDRPGDEGL; from the coding sequence ATGTACACGCGGCGGCGTCGGCGCTACTTCGCGCTGATGACGGTCTGTCTGACGCTCTTCATCAGCGCCTGGGCGTTTGTGCGCCTCTTCTCCGTACCCCTGGCCGTCGCCATGTGTGTGATCGCCGCGGCGATCCCGCCGATCGCGGTGATCGTGGCGAACAAGCGGGAGGCTGACGATCGCTGGTGGGACGAGGAGGCCGCCAAGCCGGTCGAGATCGACGAGTTCGATGAGCTCCTGTGGGAGGAAGAGCTCAGAAACGACCGCCCAGGAGACGAGGGGCTGTAG